In Bufo gargarizans isolate SCDJY-AF-19 chromosome 5, ASM1485885v1, whole genome shotgun sequence, the following are encoded in one genomic region:
- the LOC122938365 gene encoding olfactory receptor 1044-like — MAKWNNTHFTEFILLGLTDNHKLEIILFVLFFIFYIITLTGNIGIIVAIRADSRLHTPMYFFLNNLSFLDLCYATIITPKTLVNFLSKSKTIGYKECAVQMYFFAASVTTECFLLGIMAYDRYVAICNPLLYSVVMNKKICAQFVAGAYTLGYLNATLHTITTFRLPFCKTNKIDHFYCDVPPLLKLSCIKTTMNEILMFIFGGFAETSSLTTIIVSYTYIITTILRIRSVEGRKKAFSTCASHFMAVIIFYSTILFMYLRPSSTYSMSQDRVASVFYSVIIPMLNPLIYSLRNNEVAQAFKKIRTKYCCKGK; from the coding sequence ATGGCAAAGTGGAATAACACGCATTTTACAGAATTTATTCTTCTTGGACTAACAGATAATCATAAACTCGAGATTATACTCTTTGTGCTCTTTTTTATCTTCTACATTATCACTCTCACTGGTAACATAGGCATCATAGTTGCTATCAGGGCAGATTCTCGTCTCCACACCCCTATGTATttttttctcaacaatctgtcatTCCTAGATCTGTGCTATGCCACCATTATCACCCCCAAAACATTGGTGAATTTTTTGTCAAAGTCAAAAACCATTGGTTACAAAGAATGTGCggtacagatgtatttttttgcagCTTCAGTTACCACTGAATGCTTTTTGTTGGGCATCATGGCCTATGATCGCTATGTGGCAATATGTAACCCACTACTATATTCGGTTGTCATGAATAAAAAGATTTGTGCACAGTTCGTAGCTGGTGCATATACTCTAGGTTACCTCAACGCAACCCTACATACCATCACCACTTTCCGACTACCATTCTGTAAGACTAACAAGATTGATCATTTCTACTGTGATGTTCCTCCTCTCCTGAAATTGTCCTGCATCAAGACCACGATGAATGAAATATTGATGTTCATATTTGGAGGTTTTGCAGAAACAAGCTCCCTCACCACCATCATAGTGTCCTACACCTACATTATAACCACCATTCTTCGAATTCGCTCAGTGGAGGGGAGGAAGAAAGCGTTCTCCAcctgtgcctctcactttatggCTGTCATCATATTCTACAGCACCATTTTGTTCATGTACTTGAGACCTTCTTCTACTTATTCCATGAGCCAGGACAGAGTTGCATCTGTGTTCTATAGCGTGATTATACCTATGCTGAACCCATTAATTTATAGTTTGAGGAACAACGAAGTGGCACAAGCCTTTAAGAAAATTAGGACAAAATATTGTTGTAAAGGCAAATAA